A DNA window from Brassica napus cultivar Da-Ae chromosome A4, Da-Ae, whole genome shotgun sequence contains the following coding sequences:
- the LOC106406944 gene encoding uncharacterized protein LOC106406944, whose translation MVSQGMVSLTKSLCITTPRIRLKNPKMIHNLKTGSSHHLRVLCTKMSQWEPSPFIRSSAQEAGNIVLEKTSNVFDSIVSESAEEEQTTTNSHQQAQVFKWPIWLLGPSVLLTSGMAPTLWLPLSSVFVGSNVVSVLSLIGLDCIFNLGATLFLLMADSCARPKDPSLSCKSKPPFSYKFWNVFALLTGFLVPTLLLFGSQTGLLGSLQPELPFISSAVLLLPYFILLAVQTLTEILTWSWQSPVWLVTPVVYEAYRVLQLMRGLKLSAEVNAPVWVVHMIRGLVSWWVLILGMQLMRVAWFAGYTSRTTATNQQPESSVTSK comes from the coding sequence ATGGTGAGCCAAGGAATGGTGTCTCTCACCAAGTCTCTATGCATTACAACTCCAAGAATCCGCCTCAAGAACCCCAAGATGATACACAACCTAAAGACCGgctcttctcatcatctccgTGTCTTATGCACAAAGATGTCTCAGTGGGAACCATCTCCTTTCATCCGTTCCTCTGCACAAGAAGCTGGTAACATAGTATTAGAGAAAACCTCAAATGTGTTCGATTCTATTGTATCAGAATCTGCAGAGGAGGAGCAGACTACTACTAACTCTCACCAGCAAGCTCAGGTTTTTAAATGGCCGATATGGCTTTTAGGTCCATCTGTTCTACTCACAAGCGGCATGGCACCTACACTGTGGCTACCATTATCATCGGTTTTCGTCGGTTCCAACGTGGTTAGCGTGCTTTCATTGATCGGTTTGGACTGCATTTTCAACCTCGGAGCAACCCTTTTCTTGCTAATGGCTGACTCTTGCGCCCGTCCTAAGGATCCGTCACTGTCCTGCAAGAGCAAACCACCGTTTAGCTACAAGTTCTGGAATGTTTTCGCGCTCTTAACCGGGTTTCTCGTCCCAACGCTACTCCTCTTCGGATCCCAAACCGGTTTACTCGGTTCGCTTCAACCGGAGCTTCCTTTTATCTCCTCAGCTGTTCTCCTCTTGCCGTACTTCATCCTCCTCGCGGTGCAGACGTTGACGGAGATCCTCACGTGGAGTTGGCAGTCACCGGTGTGGCTAGTGACGCCGGTTGTCTACGAGGCGTACCGGGTTTTGCAGCTGATGAGAGGGTTGAAGCTAAGCGCGGAGGTGAACGCGCCGGTTTGGGTGGTTCATATGATACGTGGGCTTGTGTCTTGGTGGGTGTTGATATTGGGGATGCAGCTCATGAGAGTTGCTTGGTTTGCTGGGTATACATCTCGAACAACAGCAACTAATCAGCAACCAGAATCATCTGTTACTTCTAAGTAA
- the LOC106409782 gene encoding zinc finger protein ZAT9-like, translating to MESYKCKFCFKSFVNERALGGHMLSLHNFCIEEEARPSQLSDDSESDVSSSSSSSHEVERKRNGLREEKHPTMDDDQRNVTNLTRKRSKRTRKLDSFASKKMKTSQLGYKTEPEPRHSSASDTTTEEDLAFCLMMLSRDKWKKKKKNNKTSSSTKEVAEEIDNNSSKMNRATTTKGRFTCETCGKVFKSYQALGGHRASHKKNRVSNKIEYDSVVVVEEKRIHECPICLRVFASGQALGGHKRSHGLGNLSVNHHQVRRTESVKQRMLDLNFPAPTEEDKR from the coding sequence ATGGAGAGCTACAAGTGCAAGTTTTGCTTTAAGAGCTTCGTCAACGAAAGAGCTTTAGGTGGTCACATGCTAAGTCTTCACAACTTTTGCATTGAGGAAGAGGCAAGGCCGAGTCAACTCAGTGATGATTCTGAGTCcgatgtttcttcttcttcttcttcctctcacgaagtagagagaaagagaaatgggTTGAGAGAGGAGAAGCATCCAACCATGGATGACGACCAGAGGAATGTTACTAACCTGACACGGAAACGATCCAAGCGAACTCGGAAGCTAGACTCGTTCGCTTCAAAGAAGATGAAAACGAGTCAACTCGGTTACAAGACCGAGCCCGAGCCTCGTCACAGCTCAGCTTCTGATACAACGACGGAGGAAGATCTCGCCTTTTGTCTCATGATGCTCTCAAGAGAcaaatggaagaagaagaagaagaacaacaaaacTAGTAGTAGTACTAAAGAAGTAGCGGAAGAGATCGACAACAACTCGAGCAAGATGAATCGAGCAACGACGACGAAAGGGAGATTCACGTGCGAGACATGTGGGAAAGTGTTTAAATCTTATCAAGCATTAGGTGGGCATAGAGcaagccacaagaagaacagaGTTTCAAACAAAATAGAGTACGATAGTGTAGTTGttgttgaagagaagaggatcCATGAATGTCCGATTTGTTTAAGAGTTTTCGCGTCAGGACAAGCACTTGGTGGTCATAAGAGATCACACGGACTAGGGAACTTGTCTGTAAATCATCATCAAGTACGTCGAACAGAGTCAGTGAAACAGAGGATGCTAGATCTTAATTTTCCTGCACCAACCGAGGAAGATAAAAGGTAG